From the genome of Pelobacter propionicus DSM 2379, one region includes:
- the hemH gene encoding ferrochelatase: protein MVIDRTAVLLLQMGGPDSIEAVEPFLRNLFSDRDIIRIGPAFLQPLIARLIARRRSKRVAEQYRQIGGGSPLRKLTEQQAAELEKVLGEGYRCFVAMRYWKPDTSQALEAVVQAGITRIVALSLYPHYSRATSGSSFNELERVRARSATPFQVTCVRQFHDHPLYITSLCDRIGQALSGYADPGDVHLLFTAHGLPQSFIDSGDPYLDQIRATVALVMERFGGINHHLAFQSRAGPVKWLEPSTEKKIRELAGQGVKKLLMVPVSFVSDHIETLHEIDMQYRHEALELGIEDFRRVESLNSSPLFIDCLAELVRGGDRTEET, encoded by the coding sequence ATGGTCATAGACAGGACAGCCGTGCTGCTGCTTCAGATGGGGGGGCCGGACAGCATTGAGGCCGTGGAGCCGTTTCTGCGCAACCTCTTTTCTGACCGGGATATCATCAGAATCGGCCCCGCCTTTCTCCAACCACTGATCGCCCGCCTGATAGCCCGCCGCCGCTCGAAGCGGGTCGCGGAACAGTACCGCCAGATCGGTGGCGGTTCCCCGCTGCGAAAACTGACCGAGCAGCAGGCAGCCGAACTGGAAAAGGTCCTGGGAGAGGGGTATCGCTGTTTCGTCGCCATGCGCTACTGGAAGCCCGACACGTCCCAAGCACTGGAAGCGGTCGTTCAAGCGGGCATCACCCGCATCGTCGCCCTGTCGCTCTACCCCCACTACTCCCGCGCCACATCCGGTTCAAGCTTCAACGAACTGGAGCGGGTCAGGGCGCGCTCGGCCACACCGTTCCAGGTGACCTGCGTGCGCCAGTTCCACGACCACCCGCTCTACATCACCAGCCTGTGCGACAGGATCGGCCAGGCCCTGTCCGGGTACGCCGATCCCGGCGACGTACACCTGCTCTTCACCGCCCACGGCCTGCCCCAGTCGTTCATCGACTCGGGCGATCCCTACCTGGACCAGATCCGGGCAACGGTTGCCCTGGTCATGGAGCGTTTCGGGGGCATCAACCATCACCTGGCCTTCCAGTCCCGGGCAGGTCCGGTGAAATGGCTGGAGCCCTCCACGGAGAAGAAGATCAGGGAACTGGCCGGGCAAGGGGTGAAGAAGCTGCTGATGGTGCCGGTCTCGTTTGTTTCCGATCACATCGAGACCCTGCACGAGATCGACATGCAGTACCGGCACGAGGCGTTGGAACTGGGGATTGAGGATTTCCGGCGGGTGGAGTCGCTGAACAGTTCGCCCCTGTTCATCGACTGCCTGGCGGAACTGGTCAGGGGGGGCGACAGGACAGAGGAGACATAG
- a CDS encoding EAL domain-containing protein, with protein sequence MRDTYQVEYRRKTKTGEWKWILAYGKVVARDEAGAPLRMLGTIADIHERKQNEQQLAYLATHDELTGLASRALLYDRLEQSLYYARRSGRILAVLLLDLDRFKVINDSLGHEFGDNLLKAVALRLQQVIREGDTAARFGGDEFVILLAEVADPDDVGMLAGRILRCLEPPHLIDGKEVTVSASLGISLFPRDSDDDATLIRNADIAMYRAKREGGGSFSFFSPEMNQRAMETLETENALRQALDRSEFLLHYQPKVELATGRMIGCEALVRWLHPQRGMVPPNEFIPLAEETGLIVPLGNWVLTEACRQVRAWQDERLPIVSVAVNLSARQFRAGKLPWLVANVLLATGLDPCWLELEMTESLVMDNPERAIALMRELKDIGVRLSMDDFGTGYSSLASLSRFPIDYLKIDRSFVTDIVTNPHSATIAASIIDIAHRMQLQVIAEGVEAEAQLGYLRKHGCDQIQGYFFSRPLAANDFAALLRKNTPYVIPSHGTMARTLLLVDDERNILRALKRLLAEEDYRIVTAGNACEGLELLARESIQVVISDQRMPDMSGTEFLRLVKALHPDTVRIILSGFVDLETVTKAVNEGEVYKVLTKPWDDGQLRKIIRDSFRVYEQSAIVRRTGLP encoded by the coding sequence ATGCGGGATACGTATCAGGTGGAGTACCGGCGAAAAACAAAAACGGGCGAATGGAAATGGATTCTGGCCTACGGCAAGGTGGTGGCGAGGGACGAGGCTGGCGCCCCGCTCAGGATGCTCGGAACGATTGCCGACATACACGAGCGCAAACAAAACGAGCAGCAACTGGCCTATCTGGCTACCCACGATGAATTGACCGGACTGGCCAGCCGGGCGTTGTTGTATGACCGCCTGGAACAGTCGCTGTATTACGCCCGCCGTTCCGGACGGATCCTGGCGGTGCTGTTGCTGGACCTGGACCGTTTCAAGGTCATTAACGACAGTCTCGGCCACGAATTCGGCGACAACCTGCTGAAAGCCGTTGCTCTTCGCCTGCAACAGGTCATACGCGAAGGGGACACCGCGGCCCGGTTCGGGGGGGACGAATTCGTCATTCTGCTGGCTGAGGTGGCTGACCCGGATGACGTGGGGATGCTGGCGGGCAGGATTCTGCGCTGCCTCGAGCCACCTCATCTGATCGACGGCAAGGAGGTCACCGTATCCGCCAGTCTGGGAATCAGCCTGTTTCCCAGGGACAGCGACGATGACGCCACCCTGATCCGCAACGCTGATATTGCCATGTATCGGGCCAAGCGGGAGGGGGGGGGCTCATTCTCCTTTTTTTCCCCCGAGATGAACCAGCGGGCCATGGAGACTTTGGAAACGGAAAACGCTCTGCGCCAGGCGCTGGACCGGAGTGAATTTCTGCTGCATTACCAACCCAAGGTTGAATTGGCCACAGGTCGGATGATTGGTTGCGAAGCATTGGTCCGCTGGCTGCATCCGCAACGAGGAATGGTGCCGCCGAACGAATTCATTCCTCTGGCCGAAGAGACCGGCCTGATTGTGCCGCTGGGAAACTGGGTACTGACGGAGGCCTGCCGGCAGGTGCGTGCCTGGCAGGACGAAAGACTGCCGATCGTGAGTGTGGCGGTCAATCTCTCAGCCCGGCAGTTTCGCGCGGGGAAGTTGCCGTGGCTGGTCGCGAACGTCCTGCTGGCAACCGGTCTCGACCCCTGCTGGCTGGAGCTTGAGATGACCGAAAGCCTGGTGATGGACAATCCTGAACGGGCTATTGCACTGATGCGGGAGCTGAAAGACATCGGTGTTCGGCTGAGCATGGACGATTTCGGCACCGGCTACTCGAGTTTAGCCAGTTTAAGCCGTTTTCCCATCGACTACCTGAAAATCGACCGCTCCTTTGTTACCGATATCGTCACCAACCCGCACTCGGCCACTATCGCCGCTTCGATCATCGACATAGCGCACCGTATGCAGCTCCAGGTAATCGCGGAAGGGGTGGAGGCCGAGGCCCAGCTTGGCTATCTGCGCAAACATGGCTGCGATCAGATTCAGGGCTATTTTTTCAGTCGTCCCCTGGCCGCCAATGACTTTGCTGCATTGCTGCGAAAAAATACGCCATACGTCATTCCGTCCCATGGCACTATGGCTCGTACGTTGCTGTTAGTTGATGACGAGCGCAATATCCTCCGGGCGTTAAAGCGGCTCCTTGCTGAAGAGGACTACCGCATCGTTACCGCAGGCAATGCCTGTGAAGGGCTGGAGTTGCTGGCCAGGGAAAGCATCCAGGTGGTGATTTCGGATCAGCGCATGCCGGATATGAGCGGAACCGAGTTTTTAAGACTGGTCAAAGCGCTGCATCCCGATACGGTGCGCATTATCCTGTCCGGTTTTGTCGATCTTGAAACCGTCACCAAAGCAGTGAACGAGGGGGAGGTATACAAGGTGCTCACAAAGCCGTGGGACGATGGCCAGTTGCGCAAGATCATCCGGGACTCTTTCCGCGTGTACGAGCAGTCCGCCATTGTCCGCCGAACGGGATTGCCATAG
- a CDS encoding IS4-like element ISPepr3 family transposase produces the protein MRPFKRLKQRRKARAFKLLLTPVFERFKSDKQLESRGYRPLQMTFDDQLKALIFYHLEEFSSGSELLQALEQNDFAKECVAPPKGIKKSAFFEAINNRGLEQLSEVFGHLVKQAGKVLPAEYAHLGNLVSIDGSLIDAVLSMEWADYRSGSKKAKAHVGFDINRGIPRKIYLSDGKEGERPFVDKIIDKGETGVMDRGYQSHDHFDKWQAAEKFFVCRIRENTIKIVIRENAVNPDSIIFYDRIVMLGTKGVNQTEKELRLVGYRVDGKDYWIATNRYDLTAEQVAEVYKLRWNIETFFGWWKRHLKVYHLIARSKYGLMVQLLGGLITYLLLAIYCREQHNEPVSITRVRELRNQIANEAAEELEQKRMRTQQKSHKNKLLKKKRRHAKT, from the coding sequence ATGCGACCTTTCAAGCGACTGAAACAACGACGAAAAGCACGTGCTTTCAAATTGCTTCTTACCCCGGTTTTTGAGAGATTCAAGTCCGATAAACAACTTGAATCCAGGGGGTACCGCCCGTTGCAAATGACCTTTGATGATCAGCTAAAGGCCCTGATTTTCTATCACCTTGAAGAGTTTTCTTCCGGGAGCGAACTGCTGCAGGCTCTGGAACAGAATGACTTTGCCAAGGAGTGCGTTGCTCCCCCCAAGGGGATCAAAAAGAGCGCCTTCTTCGAGGCGATCAATAACCGTGGCCTTGAGCAGCTAAGTGAGGTATTCGGACATCTGGTCAAGCAAGCAGGCAAAGTGCTTCCGGCCGAATACGCTCACCTTGGCAACCTGGTATCCATAGATGGCTCTTTGATTGATGCTGTGCTGTCCATGGAATGGGCTGATTACCGAAGCGGCTCAAAGAAGGCCAAGGCTCATGTCGGCTTCGATATCAACCGGGGCATTCCCAGGAAGATATACCTCAGCGACGGTAAAGAGGGTGAGCGCCCCTTTGTTGACAAGATCATCGACAAAGGCGAAACCGGCGTTATGGATCGCGGGTATCAGTCCCATGACCACTTTGACAAGTGGCAGGCCGCCGAGAAGTTCTTTGTCTGTCGTATCAGGGAGAATACGATCAAGATAGTCATCAGAGAGAATGCCGTCAATCCTGACAGTATTATCTTCTATGACCGGATCGTAATGCTCGGCACCAAAGGCGTAAACCAGACTGAGAAAGAACTGCGCCTTGTTGGTTACCGTGTTGACGGTAAAGATTACTGGATCGCTACCAACAGGTACGACCTGACCGCTGAACAAGTCGCCGAAGTCTATAAGCTCCGCTGGAACATCGAGACCTTCTTTGGCTGGTGGAAACGCCATCTCAAGGTGTACCACCTGATCGCCAGGAGCAAGTACGGGCTGATGGTCCAGCTTCTTGGCGGCCTTATAACCTATCTGCTTCTTGCTATTTACTGCCGGGAGCAGCACAACGAACCAGTCAGCATCACTCGGGTACGGGAATTACGCAACCAAATCGCCAATGAGGCAGCAGAAGAACTAGAGCAAAAACGGATGCGAACACAGCAAAAATCCCACAAAAACAAACTTTTAAAGAAAAAACGACGACATGCAAAGACCTAA
- a CDS encoding GAF domain-containing protein produces MFETGKQHSAPFVRTVRGCALFAAAIACAAWAGLALEMPWLASLGESLVPMAPSTALLFILYAGVILLATRGTPGRRQGQILLSIVLVCGMIATTLLVLSLNGVHPTIEHLGVTMLDTLGDTPLGHMSPVTAFSFITVAFSLFGRLTASPEQRLQAKISFCLALSLVAGCAVLSLAYLLGTPMLYGGGMIPPAAPTSLAFMVLGLALAFLSLPIAWPNAVESGLEGKGSPLALALVFTLLVAGIVSTGFFYHHKHEKLHLKAMENQIAAIADLKLSEITFYRAERLIDASTYHNNRSFALIVRSFLRTAPDRRAGHDLNIWLAALKASRNYDGIFLLDVQGMNPLFLSGHGQQPSGYLAGQARLALESNRVVFTDFYRDAADGAIHLCVMVPLSDPLAPGRALAVLALRIDPGRYLYPLLKRWPLESASGETALVRRDGADVLFLSELRFHRDAALKLKTPLKQVEAPEVMAVSGRSGIVRGINFHHVPVVAALRPVPHTPWHLMARVDLAEIYAPLRERLWITVALEFVLLLSAAIGVWFVWKQRNLAHFRRLERDARLNRERLQCLVNVLQYQALDIKDLLDYALSETLRLTSSSYGYIYCYDEEKQRFIINSWSHDVMPACTVMDPHSEYDLEKTGIWGEAVRQRKPIVVNDFSEPNPLRKGYPEGHVHLTSFLTLPIVDQGRIVAVVGVANKETGYDDADVTLLSLLMDSVWKGAERKRMEAALLESEERVRLAVTSSSLGLYDLDLRTGSVIVNPEYARIFGYEPDEFEESYALWYEQLHPDDAAPVSKVYEESASSG; encoded by the coding sequence ATGTTTGAAACGGGTAAACAGCATTCAGCGCCATTTGTCAGGACTGTAAGAGGATGCGCCCTTTTCGCGGCCGCCATCGCCTGCGCGGCCTGGGCGGGGCTGGCGCTGGAGATGCCCTGGCTCGCCAGCCTGGGGGAGTCGCTGGTTCCCATGGCGCCGAGCACAGCGCTGCTGTTTATCCTCTACGCCGGGGTGATTCTGCTTGCCACGCGCGGTACGCCGGGACGGCGTCAGGGGCAAATTTTGCTGAGTATCGTCCTGGTGTGTGGGATGATCGCCACAACGCTGCTTGTCCTCTCTCTGAACGGTGTCCACCCCACTATCGAACACCTTGGCGTCACGATGCTTGATACATTGGGCGATACGCCGCTGGGACACATGTCGCCCGTCACCGCCTTCAGCTTTATAACGGTTGCATTTTCTCTGTTCGGGAGGCTGACCGCATCTCCGGAACAGCGCCTTCAGGCAAAAATCTCATTCTGCTTGGCCCTGTCGCTGGTGGCGGGCTGTGCCGTGCTTTCCCTGGCATACCTGCTGGGAACGCCGATGCTGTACGGCGGCGGCATGATTCCTCCGGCCGCGCCCACGAGCCTTGCCTTCATGGTGCTTGGCCTTGCGCTGGCCTTCCTCTCCCTCCCCATCGCCTGGCCCAACGCCGTCGAATCAGGTCTGGAAGGAAAAGGTTCGCCACTGGCGCTTGCTCTTGTGTTCACCCTGTTGGTGGCCGGTATTGTGAGTACCGGTTTCTTCTATCACCACAAACATGAAAAGCTGCATCTGAAGGCGATGGAAAACCAGATTGCCGCCATTGCCGATCTGAAACTGTCCGAGATCACATTTTACCGCGCGGAACGTCTGATCGACGCCAGCACCTATCACAATAACCGCTCCTTTGCGCTCATCGTACGGTCGTTTCTGCGAACCGCTCCGGACCGGCGGGCAGGGCATGACCTGAACATCTGGCTTGCGGCTCTCAAGGCGAGCAGGAACTACGACGGCATTTTTCTGCTGGATGTTCAAGGCATGAATCCGCTTTTCCTGTCCGGGCATGGGCAGCAGCCTTCCGGTTACCTGGCCGGACAGGCCCGTCTGGCGCTGGAATCGAACCGAGTCGTCTTCACCGATTTTTACCGCGACGCGGCTGACGGCGCAATTCACCTGTGCGTCATGGTTCCGCTCTCTGATCCGCTTGCCCCCGGCCGCGCTCTGGCCGTGCTTGCGCTCAGGATCGATCCGGGGCGCTATCTGTATCCTCTCCTCAAACGTTGGCCCCTGGAGAGCGCTTCCGGCGAGACGGCGCTGGTGCGCAGGGACGGCGCCGACGTACTCTTTCTAAGCGAACTCCGTTTTCACAGGGATGCGGCACTGAAACTTAAGACTCCCCTGAAACAGGTCGAGGCCCCCGAGGTGATGGCGGTATCGGGGCGGAGCGGAATAGTGCGGGGGATCAATTTTCACCATGTTCCGGTGGTGGCCGCGCTGCGGCCGGTTCCCCATACCCCCTGGCATCTCATGGCGCGCGTGGATCTCGCCGAGATCTACGCGCCGCTGCGGGAGAGGCTGTGGATTACCGTGGCCCTGGAGTTCGTCCTGCTGCTGAGCGCCGCGATTGGCGTATGGTTTGTCTGGAAACAGCGCAACCTGGCGCATTTCAGGCGCCTGGAACGGGACGCCCGGCTGAACAGGGAGCGGTTGCAATGTCTGGTGAATGTCCTGCAGTATCAGGCGCTTGATATTAAGGACCTGCTGGATTACGCCCTGTCCGAAACGCTCAGGCTGACATCCAGCAGCTACGGATATATCTACTGTTATGACGAGGAAAAACAGCGCTTTATCATTAATTCATGGTCGCACGACGTGATGCCGGCCTGCACGGTTATGGACCCGCACTCCGAATACGATCTGGAAAAGACCGGCATCTGGGGAGAAGCGGTCAGACAGCGCAAGCCGATTGTGGTTAACGATTTTTCAGAACCCAACCCCCTGCGGAAAGGCTATCCCGAGGGGCATGTGCACCTGACCAGTTTTCTGACCCTGCCGATCGTCGATCAGGGCAGGATCGTGGCCGTGGTGGGGGTGGCGAACAAGGAAACCGGCTATGACGACGCCGATGTGACGCTGCTTTCGCTGCTGATGGACTCGGTCTGGAAAGGCGCCGAACGGAAGCGGATGGAAGCCGCCCTGCTGGAGAGCGAGGAGCGTGTCCGGTTGGCGGTCACGTCCTCCAGCCTGGGACTGTACGATTTGGATCTGCGGACCGGCAGTGTCATTGTCAATCCGGAGTATGCACGCATTTTTGGATACGAGCCGGACGAATTTGAAGAGAGCTACGCCCTCTGGTATGAACAACTGCACCCCGACGACGCCGCTCCGGTCAGTAAGGTGTATGAGGAGTCAGCGTCGTCCGGTTAG
- a CDS encoding PAS domain-containing sensor histidine kinase: protein MTTTDEQSAPIIVPDRAGQSDARSAVTARFLGRIIQSIAAPLYVIDRSHAILFWNSALAQLTGKSSFQMTGTKLHWSVFHTRQKQLLADLIIDGACPASDRAYPQVVRHADGTLQTEGWYDDVGGKRRYLLFEARPITDDGNTVVAAVETIQDITERKQAQEVMDGQRRFFQGILESIPNPVSYKDLSHAYLGCNRAFSEFFGRSEEEIIGKMISDVVAPEYAVGSTEADRRVLESGSSYKYETTLPRGDGQLRSVLVTKAPFSLLNGELGGTVGTFVDITEQRFLDEQVKEAKREWEETLDCLKDFVILTDELHRVRRCNRLLCDMTGKGFDEVLNEDWRDLLPDAGFEALSFNGVSGELVHAASKRYYGLNIYSMTETENERVTGYVISLNDMTELRAMNEELKRTAQELNEAQRAVYQQEKLASIGQLAAGVAHEINNPMGFISSNLTTLGKYLDKLRAFETAMIGLMERDGNSETLGELKELRRNMKIDYILGDIQGLLEESHEGAERVRRIVQDLKSFSRVDEAECKPTCINDCLTSTLNMVRNEIKYVAEVELDVAPDLPLLHCYPQQLNQVFMNLLVNAAHAITERGVIGIRTFRDGDDVVIQVRDTGKGIAPEHLTRVFEPFFTTKEVGKGTGLGLSISYDIVKKHGGRIEVESAVGVGSTFTIHLPLGYLAETV from the coding sequence ATGACTACCACAGATGAACAGAGCGCTCCCATAATCGTCCCCGACAGAGCCGGCCAGTCCGACGCGCGATCGGCCGTGACGGCCCGGTTTCTCGGACGCATCATCCAGAGCATCGCTGCCCCGCTCTACGTCATCGACAGGTCCCATGCCATCCTCTTCTGGAACAGCGCATTGGCGCAATTGACCGGCAAGAGCAGCTTCCAGATGACCGGCACGAAACTGCACTGGAGCGTCTTTCATACCCGGCAGAAACAGCTGCTGGCGGATCTGATCATCGACGGTGCATGCCCGGCGTCCGACCGCGCCTATCCCCAGGTGGTGCGCCATGCGGACGGAACGCTTCAGACTGAAGGGTGGTACGATGACGTGGGGGGGAAACGACGCTATCTCCTCTTCGAGGCGAGGCCGATCACGGACGACGGCAATACGGTCGTCGCCGCTGTCGAGACCATTCAGGACATCACCGAACGGAAGCAGGCCCAGGAAGTCATGGACGGCCAGCGCCGTTTCTTCCAGGGGATCCTGGAGTCCATTCCGAATCCGGTGTCGTACAAGGACCTCAGTCATGCCTATTTGGGATGCAACAGGGCATTTTCCGAATTTTTCGGAAGAAGCGAAGAAGAGATCATCGGCAAGATGATCTCCGATGTCGTTGCGCCGGAATATGCCGTTGGGAGCACCGAGGCCGACCGGAGGGTGCTGGAAAGCGGCTCTTCTTACAAATACGAGACGACGTTGCCGCGCGGCGATGGCCAGCTCCGCTCCGTACTGGTCACGAAGGCTCCGTTCTCGCTACTCAATGGAGAGTTGGGGGGGACAGTCGGCACATTCGTTGATATTACCGAACAGCGTTTCCTGGATGAACAGGTGAAAGAGGCCAAGCGGGAGTGGGAGGAAACCCTGGACTGCCTGAAGGATTTCGTCATCCTCACCGATGAACTGCACCGCGTGCGGCGCTGCAACCGTCTGCTGTGTGACATGACCGGCAAGGGGTTTGATGAGGTGCTGAATGAAGATTGGCGCGACTTGCTCCCCGATGCGGGGTTCGAGGCCCTGTCGTTCAACGGTGTCAGCGGCGAACTCGTTCATGCCGCCTCGAAACGGTATTACGGTCTCAATATCTACAGCATGACCGAAACGGAGAACGAGCGGGTTACCGGATACGTCATTTCACTCAACGACATGACCGAACTCCGCGCCATGAACGAAGAGCTGAAGCGGACCGCCCAGGAGCTCAATGAGGCGCAGCGTGCGGTGTATCAGCAGGAAAAACTGGCCTCCATTGGTCAGCTGGCCGCAGGCGTGGCCCACGAGATCAACAACCCCATGGGCTTCATCTCCAGCAACCTCACGACCCTGGGAAAGTACCTGGATAAGCTAAGAGCCTTTGAGACCGCCATGATAGGGCTCATGGAGCGTGACGGCAATTCGGAGACCCTCGGCGAACTAAAGGAGCTGCGACGGAACATGAAAATCGATTATATCCTGGGCGATATCCAGGGGTTGCTGGAGGAGTCTCACGAAGGCGCGGAGCGGGTGCGTCGCATCGTCCAGGATCTCAAGAGCTTCTCCCGTGTGGATGAAGCCGAATGCAAGCCGACGTGCATCAACGATTGCCTTACCAGCACCCTCAACATGGTGCGTAACGAAATCAAGTATGTCGCCGAAGTGGAGCTTGACGTCGCCCCCGACCTCCCTCTCCTGCACTGTTATCCCCAGCAGCTTAACCAGGTGTTCATGAACCTGCTGGTCAACGCGGCGCATGCCATCACGGAGCGCGGCGTCATCGGTATCAGGACATTTCGTGATGGTGATGATGTCGTTATCCAGGTTCGTGACACCGGAAAGGGAATCGCTCCCGAGCACCTGACTCGGGTCTTCGAGCCGTTTTTCACCACCAAGGAGGTTGGCAAGGGTACGGGGCTTGGGCTCTCCATAAGCTACGATATCGTCAAGAAGCATGGCGGCAGAATTGAAGTGGAGAGCGCCGTTGGCGTGGGCTCTACCTTTACGATCCATCTTCCTCTCGGCTATCTGGCCGAAACGGTTTGA
- a CDS encoding sensor histidine kinase — MEQYLPAEQLLELSRHRKREKMDLVIEDCPNLISESREGIERVRTIILDLKTFSRKEGDAAESLDVNQIIESIISIVWNEIKYVAELRREFTETAPVWRSSLKLGQVFLNLLINASHAIDGYGSITVKTWQEGADVCVSFADTGCGMTDDVLPRIFEPFYTTKEPGRGTGLGLSISEDIIRKHGGSIQVRSEPGRGSTFTVRLPARKGE; from the coding sequence GTGGAACAGTATCTTCCTGCCGAGCAGCTTCTGGAACTCAGCAGACATCGGAAGAGGGAAAAAATGGATCTGGTGATCGAAGATTGCCCGAACCTTATCAGCGAGTCCCGCGAGGGAATAGAGCGGGTAAGAACCATCATTCTGGACCTGAAAACCTTCTCGCGCAAGGAGGGGGATGCGGCCGAGTCGCTTGACGTCAACCAGATCATTGAAAGTATTATTTCAATCGTCTGGAACGAGATCAAGTATGTGGCCGAGCTGAGACGCGAGTTTACCGAAACCGCACCGGTGTGGAGATCTTCCCTGAAACTGGGGCAGGTCTTTCTGAATCTTCTGATAAATGCCAGTCATGCCATTGACGGGTACGGCAGTATCACCGTCAAGACCTGGCAGGAGGGGGCAGACGTCTGCGTGAGCTTCGCCGATACCGGATGCGGCATGACCGATGATGTCCTGCCCCGCATCTTCGAGCCGTTCTACACCACCAAGGAACCGGGCAGAGGCACGGGGCTCGGCCTGAGCATTTCCGAGGACATCATCAGAAAACATGGCGGCTCCATCCAGGTGCGGAGCGAGCCGGGCAGGGGGAGCACGTTTACGGTGAGGCTTCCGGCCCGGAAGGGTGAGTGA
- a CDS encoding sigma-54-dependent transcriptional regulator: MMNSRSVEAETGRILVIDDDIHVGATTVKIIESQDHGVRYFDNGSDALAYFRKDCCDLVLSDVKMPGMDGVELLGQIRQRDPDVPVILMTAYADLDMVIAAIKKGAFDFIIKPFDPDCLMAAIDKGVQFRRLCRLEKEQAARLEKALAEKTRELQELHAQLVFSDKMATIGQLMAGIVHEINTPVGYVGTTLSPWPSIRAGW, from the coding sequence ATGATGAACAGCCGGAGCGTTGAAGCAGAGACGGGCAGGATCCTGGTCATCGATGATGACATCCATGTCGGCGCTACCACCGTAAAGATCATTGAAAGCCAGGACCACGGGGTAAGGTATTTTGACAACGGGTCCGATGCCTTGGCCTATTTCCGTAAGGATTGCTGCGATCTCGTGCTGAGCGACGTGAAGATGCCGGGGATGGACGGGGTTGAGCTTTTGGGGCAGATACGGCAACGCGACCCTGATGTTCCGGTCATTCTCATGACCGCCTACGCCGATCTGGACATGGTAATAGCCGCTATCAAAAAGGGGGCGTTCGACTTCATCATCAAACCATTTGATCCGGATTGTCTCATGGCGGCCATAGACAAGGGGGTACAGTTCCGGCGGTTATGTCGACTGGAAAAAGAACAGGCTGCCCGGCTCGAAAAGGCATTGGCGGAAAAAACGAGGGAGCTCCAGGAGCTGCATGCCCAGCTCGTCTTTTCGGACAAGATGGCCACCATTGGTCAGCTCATGGCCGGAATTGTCCATGAGATCAATACTCCTGTCGGTTATGTGGGGACCACCTTGAGTCCCTGGCCCAGTATTCGGGCAGGCTGGTAA
- a CDS encoding response regulator, translating into MTTRVLLVDDEKNVLSALRRALFDDPYEIMTASSAEEALEIMKLHSFKVVISDERMTGMQGVDFLARVRVLSPETVRILLTGHGTMEAAMKAVNLGGIYRFFTKPWNDLEIRFAVRSAVEKYDLEEENRRLLSTIRSQALEFKVLERRYPGISRVEKDRHGSFVLPDISEEDVERLIAECDLETGAKE; encoded by the coding sequence ATGACAACCAGGGTCCTGCTGGTCGATGACGAGAAAAATGTGTTGTCCGCACTCAGGCGCGCACTGTTTGACGACCCCTATGAGATCATGACTGCTTCCAGCGCCGAAGAGGCTTTGGAGATCATGAAGCTGCATTCTTTCAAGGTCGTTATTTCCGACGAACGAATGACCGGCATGCAGGGGGTGGATTTTCTCGCCAGGGTTCGGGTCCTTTCCCCGGAGACGGTTCGCATTCTGCTTACCGGACATGGGACCATGGAAGCCGCCATGAAAGCGGTCAACCTGGGTGGAATCTACCGTTTTTTCACTAAACCGTGGAATGACCTCGAGATCAGGTTCGCGGTCCGCTCAGCCGTCGAGAAGTATGACCTGGAAGAGGAAAACAGGCGCTTGTTGAGCACGATCCGGAGTCAGGCCCTGGAATTCAAGGTGCTGGAGCGGCGTTATCCCGGTATCTCCCGTGTGGAGAAGGATCGTCATGGCAGCTTCGTGCTGCCGGATATTTCCGAGGAAGACGTGGAGCGCCTGATTGCGGAGTGCGACCTGGAAACAGGCGCAAAAGAATGA